A single region of the Tachyglossus aculeatus isolate mTacAcu1 chromosome X1, mTacAcu1.pri, whole genome shotgun sequence genome encodes:
- the ARRDC2 gene encoding arrestin domain-containing protein 2, whose translation MIFDKVKQFSVVLDCPELEPVFSSGEEVSGKVLLELSATARVSALRLHAEGCAKVHWTESRSAGSSTAYTQNYSDQDEFVCYRDTLLDADTGDTTVLQPGRHEFPFSFQLPETLVTSFEGKHGNVRYCVKAKLHRPWATAKRAKKEFTVIEPIDINTPALLAPQAGVKEKIARAWYCNRGQVAVTAKIDRKGYTPGEVIPIFAEIDNCTNRAVTPKVALIQTQTFIARGAKKQKKSVVASITGDPISARKRELWHGRALKIPPVGPSILHCRIIHVEYSLKVCVDIPGTSKLLLELPIVIGTIPLHPFGSRTSSVGSQNSATLEWLHMAIPEQPEAPPEYSTIVSEEEARQNLAPPLQAVHFGVLEGPFFPYIQEFRYRPPPLYSEVDPNPPSDSIRPRCMTC comes from the exons ATGATTTTCGATAAAGTCAAACAGTTCTCGGTGGTGCTGGATTGCCCCGAGCTAGAGCCGGTGTTCAGCAGCGGGGAGGAGGTGTCCGGAAAAGTGTTGCTGGAGTTGTCCGCCACGGCTCGGGTGAGCGCGCTGCGGCTGCACGCCGAAGGCTGCGCCAAAGTGCACTGGACCGAGTCCCGTAGCGCCGGCTCCAGCACCGCCTACACCCAAAATTACAGTGACCAAGACGAGTTCGTCTGCTACCGCGACACGCTGCTAGATGCAG ATACCGGAGATACCACCGTTCTACAGCCGGGAAGGCACGAATTTCCATTCAGCTTCCAGCTTCCAGA AACTCTGGTTACCTCTTTTGAGGGAAAGCATGGAAACGTTCGCTACTGTGTGAAGGCCAAACTTCACCGACCCTGGGCTACGGCGAAAAGAGCCAAGAAGGAATTCACAGTGATCGAACCCATTGATATCAACACACCGGCCTTGCTG GCTCCTCAGGCAGGTGTGAAAGAGAAGATCGCCCGGGCCTGGTACTGTAACCGAGGACAAGTCGCTGTTACTGCCAAGATTGATAGAAAGGGCTACACACCAG GTGAAGTCATCCCGATTTTTGCTGAAATCGACAACTGTACCAATCGGGCGGTGACTCCCAAAGTGGCCCTCATTCAGACCCAGACCTTCATTGCCCGTGGTGCCAAGAAGCAGAAGAAATCAGTGGTGGCCAGCATCACGGGAGACCCGATCTCCGCAAGAAAGCGGGAACTCTGGCATGGGCGAGCCCTGAAGATTCCCCCCGTCGGCCCCTCGATCCTTCACTGCCGCATTATTCATGTGGAGTATTCTCTAAAG GTTTGTGTTGATATTCCGGGGACCTCCAAGCTGCTGTTGGAGCTGCCGATCGTGATCGGCACCATACCGCTGCACCCATTTGGCAGCCGGACTTCCAGCGTGGGCAGCCAGAATAGCGCCACCCTGGAGTGGCTGCACATGGCCATTCCTGAACAGCCGGAGG CCCCCCCTGAATATTCCACCATTGTGTCTGAAGAAGAGGCCAGACAAAACCTGGCCCCTCCTCTCCAGGCTGTGCACTTTGGGGTCCTGGAAGGCCCGTTCTTTCCTTATATCCAAGAATTCCGCTACCGGCCCCCACCGCTGTACTCTGAG GTGGATCCGAATCCTCCCTCGGACAGCATCCGGCCTCGCTGTATGACCTGTTGA